TCTTGTAATCAACCTTAAAGCGGAGCAGATCGTCTAGCAGAGAACCTGTAATGTCCGAGGCGTCTTTGCAGTATGCGCGGATATTCGAGGCCACCGCTGAAGAGAGAAGACTGGGATAAAACTTTTCAAGATCTAGCGATACCCAGTACGAATTGCGGGTGCGTGTTCGCCAGTACCCGGCTTGCAGGTATGGCAAGCGATTTGACCGTCGCTCTTCAGCTTCGAGCGCAGCTCGCTCCGCATCGTTCAGAGCGACTTCGGCGTCGTACTTCTTTAAGCCCATTCTGCGAACAGTCAAATAGATATGTCTTCGGTAAAGAGGCCAACTATGTTGGAAGCGTCTGTATAGCAAACCACCCGAGTTTCGAAAGGGACCGAAGCGAAGGGACATGCTGGAATCAGACGTGTCGTACCAAACAGGCCTGTAGAGACGATTACCGTAGCTCCACGTTGGCATCTGTTCTTCGAGCTCCGGACCTATCACATTAGTGAATGCCACCCACGCGACTTGGTCTCGCACCCGGACCCAGAACGCTTGACGTGCTCTGGGGCGCGCCTCCGAATCGGGCGCTTTGGGCTGTGGTAGCGGGACCAAAGGAGCCATGGTATAAGTCCCTTTTGCAAATTGCTTCCTGATTGAATCGAGTTCGACATCAAGATTGGCCTCAAATTGCGCTACCTCGAGTTCGTCGTACCATGCGTCAGTTGTTGTGTAGTAACGTCTGACCTTTCCCCACGCCCAATAGAAGTTTTCACGCAGGAGGAGATGTTCTAAGGCTGCCATATTTCGAAGCTCCAGAGATAGCGGGTACTGCTGGGCATATCAATAGAATGATTCTTGAGCGGTCTTGTAACGGATAATAGAGTTTACCGCCATGCGCCCTTTTCTGGGGCGCGGAGGTAGTATGTATCCGCACCCAACAGTTTCTTGCGCCTCCACACCTTTGGTTCTGACAAACGAACAAGGCAAGGAACTTGTTCGCCTTTGCCGCACTGGGAGACTCTACGAAGTGGACGCTTGGATAGCGTCGGGCAAGTCGCTTTCTGTCCCTTCGGGATTTAGGATGACGCCACTCCAGGTCGCTGTCGAGATTGGATTCCACAGCCTCATTCGATTACTCGCGTGCAACGACAGAGACGTAGCGAATCTAAACCGGGCGTTGTCGGATGCGGTTGCACTTCGGAACCTCGACAGCGTCTCTCTTTTGCTCGAACACGGCGCTGATCTGAAGAGCGTTCCTCTTGCGGATGTCTTATTGACCTGGGAACCAAAGCTTATCCAGCTATTTCTAGATGGCGAGGCCGAGGTCATCGAGGGTCTGCCGTTCACCGTAGCTTTCTGCGCAAAAGTCCGAACAGTTTTGCGCCCCTTCATGAACTTCAAACAGGCTCATCCTGAGCTTGAGACTGTACTACAAGAGCAGCTAGAGCGTGCCCTTCGCCATTTCGCTCGTGAGGGCGATTTGAAGTGGGTGAGCTTGCTCCTTTGGGCGGGGGCCAACCCTCGATCGACGGGCCCAAGCGGCACGGACGAGGACGATCCAGAAAGCTATGTCTCAGCTCTAGAGCAGGCGGCTTCATCCGGTCATGTTGAGATCTTGAAGAAGTTCAAGCTCAGTCGGGAGCGAGATGACCTGTCTCATCTCCTGTGTGAAGCGTCATTTGGGCAATCGAGCGACGTTTTTGTCTATTTACTAGAGCTCGGGGCGCGACCAAATGATAGGCCAAATGGCGGGTCGGCTTCTCTTAGCCGCTGTTTAAACTTCATGCGCTTTGAGCGGATAGGTATCCACGGCCTTGTAGGAAAATGTGCAGTTTATTCCGTCTCTGAATCCCTGAGAAAAATCCGTATCCTCGCCGAGCATGGAGCCATCTGGAATCCTGACGATGCCTATGAAATGAACTCGTTGCGTAGAACTCTGCTCGAATGCGAGCCTGAGGTCTCGATAGCACTTTTCAAAATCTTTGTTGCGAACGCTGTGTGTTCTCAGGACACCTGGAAGAGTCTTTTCTCAAGTGCGCGTTTTAGGCAGCATCTAGAGAAGGAGTCCTGGTGGCTGACTCGATTGAAGCTGAGAGACTTTGCTGATGGGCCGCCGGGTAAGAGCAAAAGGATGCCAGCATCTCCGCCACGGATTTCCCGCCAACTCTTGGCTCGTTACGACCGGGAGCAGCTCTATCGCCAGGTGTGGGAACAACCAATGCAAGAGCTGGCGAAGCAATATGGCATCTCTGACGTGGCTCTGTCTAAGACCTGTAGGAAGCTCCTAGTGCCGGTGCCGGGTCGAGGATTTTGGGCGAAGAAGGCGGCCGGGGTCCCGCTTCCAAAGAGGCCCAAGCTCCCGGCGCTTGACTGAAAGGGCGTCTGTCAGCCTCCAGTGCTGTCCGCAGTGAGGAGCCTACAAACCGCACTGCATGAGGCTCCGATGCGCAGAGCTACTCTCGGCCACCATCTACCTTCACGCGACTTTGACCTGCCCCGTCATCTCTGCTTTGAAACTGTTGAAGCAGTAAAAAGCCTCTCATTTTCGAGCATCAAGTCATCAAGAGTAGGCCGCTTGCTCGCTGCGACTTGAAGGTTGAACTCCAGGCCGAGTGAAATCAGGATGTTGTTTACTTTCATGTATCCCAGCTCGCCCATCCTGCCATTTTCAAGAGCGTCCAAAGTCGAACGGCTAACGCGCGCCATCTTCGCAAGTTCAGCCTGAGTCAAACCAACAGTCTTTCGCCTCTTTGAAATCTCTTCACCGATATCAATCAGTAACAACATGTTGCCCAGTATATCGGGCACTACGGAGTGCCAAATCACCTTTGACTCGTATACGAGGCAGGTGTCCATGTCGAACCCCAAACGCCTATTTCTCTGCGAGCATTTCCATCCATAACTTCATCGTCAGATCTTCGCGGTCCGGCCTTCCAAGTTGCCAACGCAGCTCCGCTTCATAGCGTTGCTGGAGCGTTGGCAGGCTGAACGGCACCGTGCGGCTGAGATACCGAACGTCATCACGGTCTTTCTGACTGTTCCGTTCGAGTTTCGATAAGGCGATATCGTATGGATCGAGAGCCATCAGTCTGAGGTGTCGATATGCTCCAGGGAACATCTCTGTGAGCCGTTCTTCGTAATTCTCCGGGATTGCAGCCACGCCGACGCGATCAAGGTAAATCCGATGCTTTCGATGAAGAGGGCCTCCTTGCATTGCAATCTGCATCAGCGCCTCGGACGCCTCTCTCGGTGCAAGTTCGATGACGTCCACATCCGCCGTCGGGCGGGCGAGTCCATATAGCTGTGTGACAACAAACCCTCCGATGCAGTCCAGGCGAGCGGGCACTTGCAAGGCATCATCAAGATCGCGAAGGAACGAGTGCCAAGGTTCGGGAGGCCTTAACTCAGAAGACATGCTGGAGGTCCTCGGCTTTCAGGTCAGTGAGCAAATTCCAGTGAGCTGCCGATGGAGTTCGGTGGGTGCGCAGCCATTTGCGTTCGGCCTGTGACATGGAACTTTTGGCGAGTGTGTCTTCGTTGGCTAGGCGAGAGCGTTCCAGCGCCGTCACACGAGAGTGCAGCTTCTCTGCTATCTGCGTGTCTCCGCGCTTTTGTGCAACGTCGCTTGCTAGCAGAGCGACGTATGCAAGCCGGTTCTGTCTATCCCGAGATTTGCTCTCGGATGTAAGCCAGTTCCAGTTCATCTCTGGGAAGTGAAAAGGGAGCCAGGGCAAGGCTTCTGTCACCCGAGCATCAAGATCTTCGCTGTCGAGTGCAAGGAGAAGCAATTCGGCTGGATTGAGCAGTTGCTGACTCTCCATATAGGCAAACCCCGGATATCCCAGCTCTCCTAGAGCTCGCTTGAAGAACTCTTCTCCTGCCTTCGCGGCAGGACGATCTTCTATGGGGCGTGCCGTTGCAGGTAAAGGGAACACCTGAAGAGCTGCCGACGTGAGATCGTCTGAGACCGGCCTATTGCCGCGTTCAACCATGGAAAGGTAGGCCTGTGTGACGCCAAGGCGATGGGCGGCTTCGGCCTGAGTCCAGTTCGAAGCAGTACGAGCCGATTTGAGGTCGTTACCAGTCACAGCAGTATTATAACAATAATTGTTATATAGCTGAGCGGCACGGACAGGCTTACAGGCGGAGTCAAAAAAAGTGCAAATTTGCACATTTTCTTACACAGCGCACAGCTTTAGCGAAATAAATGCATATTAATCAATGACTTACGAGTATCAAGAAAGGACTCAAAATCCGCCGACCCTTGCGGTCGTGGGGGTTCGACCCCCCCTCCCGGCACCAAGATTCTAAAGGGCTTATATGCGAAATGACCTCTCCGAAGTGAGAGGTCATTTTCGTTGGTGGCTATTGGTTTCGAGCAACCCTCGGATTTAGGGCCTTATCGATTAGCAAAAGTGCTGACTTCGATTCTGTGTCTAGACATAGCAATTCACGCTGCACGAAATGCGCGATGATGAATCAAGCTAATTGTGTCGAGCAGGACAGGAGTAAGCGTGACGCCACAGGCCTTTACATTCAGCAGATATCGCGCATTCAAAGACCCCATTCGCGTGGAACTCGCGCCACTCACCTTGGTGATCGGAAGAAATGGCGGTGGCAAGAGCATAGTCACGCGGGTACAGCTCCTCATTGCCGGCGGTCTGCAGGCGAAAAGTCGAGCTCCTTTGGACCTCCAAGCAGGCGGCATCACGCACGGGTCGCGCTTCAAAGATCTGATCTTCCAGCGATCGTCGCAGCCATTCTCACTCGGTGCGGAGATCCTTGATGGAGACTCAGTAGTACGGTTTTCTACTTCACTGCGTCATATCTCCGAGAAGCATGTGCTCGGAATCGAGTCATTCCATCTTTATAGAGATGGCATTCTGCTATTGCAATTTGACGCGGAGGCTCCGGAAGATATCAGCGAGAGAGAGGGGACTTTCGTTGCGAAACCGATTGCCGGCTCAAGAACCCCGTGTTCGTAAATGATGGTGCCAATGCAAAGGGTGGCTACAACTACATTCAATGGCTGAATGTGGGCAATGTGACCACGACGTATAACAATGGCGTCTGCACTTACACCGGCGAAGGATTTGTCACGGATCCACAGTGCCAACCTAGTAACAATTCGCGGTCGTTTCCGACCTACTTTCAAGGGGTCCGCTTGAAGGGGCCGAATTCCTGGAACGCGAATGTGCAACGTTCCTTCAAGCTGAAAAACAGATTGACCATGGAAACCCGGCTTGCCGTGTACGACGTTTTCAATCAACAGCTCTATGGCGCGCCAAACACAACTCCCACGTCGCCCCAGTTTGGACAAGTCACCACTGATGGGTACTCCAACGGAGGCGGGCTGACACGCTGGCTCGACATCTCAGGTCATATCCGGTTCTGAGTGACTCCCCACACAATCGCCGAAGCGAGTCTGTTGAGTCCCATGTAGCTCAGCAAGCTCACTTCGGCATCAGCGGCTTCGTGAAGCGAGTGTCACAAGTTTGAAATAGCAATGCATGCCCAACTCCATCGCGACAGGATGAGCATTCGAACAGCATGACATAGATCCAACGGAGCGTTGAGCAACGAATATGGATCGCTGCTGGACCTTAGAGCAGGCGCGTCGCGAGCCTGGCGCAACTAACTTGAGCGCCAGGCCGTTATCCGTTCATGGGTAAAGCAAACGGCACGGCCACTGAGTATGACCGTGCCGTTGTTGCTGGAAACGATGGTTAGAAGAGGATCTTTGCTCCCAGCTGTACGATGCGTGCAGATAGCGCCGAGGTAATGGTGCCAAACGTCGCGCTGGTGTTGGCACCGCCCTCCGCGGCCGGGTTGTTTGGGTCTGCCGGAGCACCCGCAACAAAGGTTGTGTTGGGTTGGCCAAGCTCGGTGTGGTTCAGTGCGTTGTATGCTTCCACGCGGAACTCAAGCCGAGCACCATGGGACAACGATGTTGTTTTGAAAACAGACATATCAAAGTTCGTCTGCGATGGGCCACGTGCAGGCGCATACGCTCGGGGCGTATTGCCAAAGGTGTAATCCGGCGGATTCACAAACGCAGCGGTATTGAACCACTTGGCACGTGATGGATTCGCAAGCTTCACGCTCACGCCGGGTAGTATGTTAGGGCGCGTTGCAATGCCTTGATTGCTCGCGCCAGAGATGACGAGTGGCCGTCCAGATTCCGCAGTCATAATCACGTTGAATTGGAAGCCACCTAACAGCCGGTCAATCGCAGAGCCGCCCGAAAGAAATTTCTTGCTTGGTCCAAACGGCAAATCGTACAGGCCGGAGACAGTTACACGATGCGTCACATCCTGTACGTCCACACTGTAATCGCCGGAAGGGTCACGCCAGTTCTGCGGACCATTCACTGAATTGGTGCCAGCCCCCGGCGAATTCAGCAACAGGTCAAAAATGGGAACATCCATCAGTTTGCCATAGGTATAGGACCCAATGATCTGCAGACCGTTTGTGGCACGGCGTGTTGCTGTCACATACAGATAGTTGCCGTTGTACGACTGTGTGCGTGCATAGCTTTGATATACACCACTGTAGTAGGGGAATGGCTTCAGCAGGTTTGCGCGCGTAATGGTGGCTGCGCCAAGCGATCCTGGCACCATACCCGCATATGGGTTCGGAACGCTGGTATTCAGATAGCTGCTGCCAAGGCTGAAGTACTTGGGGTCCAGCGTGTTCTGGTTGATGGTGTAGCTATACGGGAAATGGCGGCCATGGTTTCCCAGGTACGTGGCCTCCAGTACCGTTGAGAACGGCAGTTCACGCGATATCGACATAGTGTACTGCTGCGACGAAGGGTCTTTCGCCACCTGCTGCACCACGTACACTGCATTGCCCAGGAAAGCAGTCTGGCCACCTGCTGCGCCCAGCACCTGGTTGGGCGCATATGGCAGGCCACCGGAAAGCTGAAACGCGGGGCCAGCCTTCGTGGCCGCACTGTACGATGTCGCCTGACTGGCAAAGCCGTTAATGTTTCCTGCTGCTTCCGTGTAGTCCAGGCCGGCATTGGGTGTGTAGTAAATCGCATAGCCGCCGCGAAGCACCGTCTTGTTGTCGTTGGTCAATAGCAACACAAAGCCAAGACGCGGACCCCAGTCATTGAAGTTCTCTTTTGCAAAGTTCGTGCCATAGCCAACACCCGCATACTGCACCAATCCCATCAGTGCAGGGTTCGCCCCATTGGGTTTGGTGATGTCCACATTGCTCAGACCGTTCTTCTTTTCCTTGGCCTGTGGTCCAAAGTCATAGCGCAGACCAGCATTCACCGTAAGCCTGCGTGATGTCTTCCAGTCATCCTGGATATAGCCTGCGTAATTAATCTTGCGCATGGCAATGCCCGCTGCCGAATTATCAGAAGCCGTAGCAACGGCACCAGCCAGGAAGCTGGCAAAGGCACTCCCTGTACCGGTGGTTGTTGTGGTGTTGTTGCCAGCAGCAGTCTGTGTTGCGCTAAAGCTAAAGGAGTCACCGCCGTTCAATTGATAATTGAACGCTTCTGTCCAGCGGAAGCTGGCACCCATATGGATTACATGACTGCCGCGGATGAGAGTGACGTCATCCACAAGGTCCAGCCCGGTATTGGTGCGGAAACCATACGTGGTATTGAATGTGGCCAGACCGTTGCTCATCACTGGCCCAATCAGTGGTGTGGGGTCAGGCAGGCCAATCTTGCTGGAGATGTTCTGCCCCGCTGTTGCCGACTGAAATGGAAAGCCATTGCGGATCATACCGATGCGTAGTTCGTTCACCAGATTCGGTGAGAAGACATGGATCTCCGTCAGCAATGCATTCTGTGTCTGCGATTCGTCGTTGCGATTGAAGTAGGTGCTGTAGCCGCCGGGATTGTTGCCCGTGTTGTCATACAATGCATAGCGAGCGACAAAGTTGTCTTTATCGCTCATCTGGTAATCCAACCGGCCCAAAATCAGCTTCTCTGTACTTACACCGCGCGGACGGTTGATGTAGTTATTCGCATGCGTACAAGGATCGTAGCTACCGCCGGTGTTGTTCGCTTGTGGATAGAACATCTTGGTGTAGGCCACGGCCACTGGATCAAGGTTGGTGATCTTGTTACCGGGGTACTGCGTGCGTGCGCCTGTAGTGCCTGTTGTACTCGGGTTATAGATGGGCACAATGGTGCATGCACCGTTGGAACCACGTACACCCAGATCGCTGAAGTCTCCGGCATATTCCTGCGCTGTAGGAACGGTCATATATGCAGGTGTCTCGCTGATATAGTGATAACCCTCAAGATTCGTAAAAAAGAACAACTTCTGCTTCAGGATGGGTCCACCCAGAGTGCCGCCATAGTTGTTGAAGCGTACCTTCGGTTTTCCAAAGGGCGACCGAGGAAAGGCAATGTTCGCATCCAATGCATCATTGCGAAAGAATTCATACAGGCTGCCGTGATATTGGTTGCCACCGGAGCGTGTCACCACGTTGATGACACCGCCCGACGTAAAAC
Above is a genomic segment from Terriglobus tenax containing:
- a CDS encoding ankyrin repeat domain-containing protein — its product is MTPLQVAVEIGFHSLIRLLACNDRDVANLNRALSDAVALRNLDSVSLLLEHGADLKSVPLADVLLTWEPKLIQLFLDGEAEVIEGLPFTVAFCAKVRTVLRPFMNFKQAHPELETVLQEQLERALRHFAREGDLKWVSLLLWAGANPRSTGPSGTDEDDPESYVSALEQAASSGHVEILKKFKLSRERDDLSHLLCEASFGQSSDVFVYLLELGARPNDRPNGGSASLSRCLNFMRFERIGIHGLVGKCAVYSVSESLRKIRILAEHGAIWNPDDAYEMNSLRRTLLECEPEVSIALFKIFVANAVCSQDTWKSLFSSARFRQHLEKESWWLTRLKLRDFADGPPGKSKRMPASPPRISRQLLARYDREQLYRQVWEQPMQELAKQYGISDVALSKTCRKLLVPVPGRGFWAKKAAGVPLPKRPKLPALD
- a CDS encoding helix-turn-helix domain-containing protein — protein: MLLLIDIGEEISKRRKTVGLTQAELAKMARVSRSTLDALENGRMGELGYMKVNNILISLGLEFNLQVAASKRPTLDDLMLENERLFTASTVSKQR
- a CDS encoding DUF6036 family nucleotidyltransferase, whose amino-acid sequence is MSSELRPPEPWHSFLRDLDDALQVPARLDCIGGFVVTQLYGLARPTADVDVIELAPREASEALMQIAMQGGPLHRKHRIYLDRVGVAAIPENYEERLTEMFPGAYRHLRLMALDPYDIALSKLERNSQKDRDDVRYLSRTVPFSLPTLQQRYEAELRWQLGRPDREDLTMKLWMEMLAEK
- a CDS encoding helix-turn-helix domain-containing protein: MTGNDLKSARTASNWTQAEAAHRLGVTQAYLSMVERGNRPVSDDLTSAALQVFPLPATARPIEDRPAAKAGEEFFKRALGELGYPGFAYMESQQLLNPAELLLLALDSEDLDARVTEALPWLPFHFPEMNWNWLTSESKSRDRQNRLAYVALLASDVAQKRGDTQIAEKLHSRVTALERSRLANEDTLAKSSMSQAERKWLRTHRTPSAAHWNLLTDLKAEDLQHVF
- a CDS encoding AAA family ATPase; its protein translation is MTPQAFTFSRYRAFKDPIRVELAPLTLVIGRNGGGKSIVTRVQLLIAGGLQAKSRAPLDLQAGGITHGSRFKDLIFQRSSQPFSLGAEILDGDSVVRFSTSLRHISEKHVLGIESFHLYRDGILLLQFDAEAPEDISEREGTFVAKPIAGSRTPCS
- a CDS encoding TonB-dependent receptor, coding for MPYTAGAQLVRGTIAGTVTDAVGSRVAGAKVHITNQSTGLSQDMVTNDSGSYTSGPLEAGHYKVEVSKDGFSTLVSGDIVLDAAAHVTQDAALTVGVATETVTVSALPPALNTTDATIGNTIDTRASQQLPVNGRSALALATLVPGVVSNLGAVSEGFANRGTSVSAIRISGGVTGQNSNLLDGVNNVNSHTSEIGVNVKSDAIQEFRIMTGVIPAQFGFTSGGVINVVTRSGGNQYHGSLYEFFRNDALDANIAFPRSPFGKPKVRFNNYGGTLGGPILKQKLFFFTNLEGYHYISETPAYMTVPTAQEYAGDFSDLGVRGSNGACTIVPIYNPSTTGTTGARTQYPGNKITNLDPVAVAYTKMFYPQANNTGGSYDPCTHANNYINRPRGVSTEKLILGRLDYQMSDKDNFVARYALYDNTGNNPGGYSTYFNRNDESQTQNALLTEIHVFSPNLVNELRIGMIRNGFPFQSATAGQNISSKIGLPDPTPLIGPVMSNGLATFNTTYGFRTNTGLDLVDDVTLIRGSHVIHMGASFRWTEAFNYQLNGGDSFSFSATQTAAGNNTTTTTGTGSAFASFLAGAVATASDNSAAGIAMRKINYAGYIQDDWKTSRRLTVNAGLRYDFGPQAKEKKNGLSNVDITKPNGANPALMGLVQYAGVGYGTNFAKENFNDWGPRLGFVLLLTNDNKTVLRGGYAIYYTPNAGLDYTEAAGNINGFASQATSYSAATKAGPAFQLSGGLPYAPNQVLGAAGGQTAFLGNAVYVVQQVAKDPSSQQYTMSISRELPFSTVLEATYLGNHGRHFPYSYTINQNTLDPKYFSLGSSYLNTSVPNPYAGMVPGSLGAATITRANLLKPFPYYSGVYQSYARTQSYNGNYLYVTATRRATNGLQIIGSYTYGKLMDVPIFDLLLNSPGAGTNSVNGPQNWRDPSGDYSVDVQDVTHRVTVSGLYDLPFGPSKKFLSGGSAIDRLLGGFQFNVIMTAESGRPLVISGASNQGIATRPNILPGVSVKLANPSRAKWFNTAAFVNPPDYTFGNTPRAYAPARGPSQTNFDMSVFKTTSLSHGARLEFRVEAYNALNHTELGQPNTTFVAGAPADPNNPAAEGGANTSATFGTITSALSARIVQLGAKILF